Sequence from the Actinocatenispora sera genome:
GGCGTCGACGCCGGGTGCGTCGTCGACCAGCCCGGGTGCCGCGGCCTCCGCCTCGGGGGACGGTTCCGGGGCGGGCTTGCCGCGGTCCCGGCGGAACAGCAGCACCAGCGCCTGGATCAGCGCCACCAGCCCGGCGCCGACCATCATCCCGTGCGGGATGTACATGGCGTTGAGGTCGACACCGAACCACTCCTGCGCGTACTGCCGGAAGCCCAGCCCGGTGCCGAACATGGCGAGCGCCCAGATGTTGCCGATCAGCGCGACGCCGGCGGCGGAGAACGGCAGCGCCGCTCCGGCGATCTTGACGAACGAGCCGGCGAAGCCGACCAGTCCGGAGAGCCCGAGCAGCGCCGCCTTCCGGCCGCCCTCGTCGCCGGCGATCATCGTCTCTGCGGCGGCGACCCCGGCGGGCCAGGTCGACTTCGCCGGGTACAGCTTGGAGTCGAACACCCGGAACAGCACCCAGGCGTCGACGGCGAGGCCGATCGCGGCGCCGGCGAGCATGGGCCACACGAGGTCGCGGCGACCGATCAGGAACGGTACAGCGATCGGCACCAGCAGCGAGTTCGCCGCGGCGAACGTGGCGCCGGAGATCGCGCTCTGCACCAGGTTCTGCCGGTGGATCGAGCGCATCTTGCGTAACTGGTTGAGCGGGATCCGGCCGACGAGCATCGCCACCAGCGCGCCGATGACGGCGGTGTTGGCCGAGATGCCCAGCGTGGTGATCAGGTGCAGCCCGATGAAGGCACCGAGCACCGACAGCGCGATCGTGAGGATCAGCACCACCGGTTCGACGGTGCGCGGATGCGACTCGGCACCGTGCAGGACGGCGCCCTTCGGGATCGTCGGGTTGGCCATGACTCTCCTTTGGCGTGGCGTGTCGCCGCTACGTGGCATCGCGGCGGGTCGCCGCTACGTGGCATCGCGGCGGGTCGCCGCTACGTGGTGTCGCCGTCCAGCAGCCGGGTCAGCGCCGCGCCGGCGGCGCGCACCCGGTCGGCGACGCGATCAACCTGTCCCGACATGCGGTCCTGCGGCCCGATCACGACCAGCGAGCCGACGATGTCGCCGGCCGCGAAGACCGGCGCCGCCACCGACGTCACGTTGGCGTCGAACTCGCCGTGCGAGACCGCGATGCCTTCTGCGCGGACCCTGGTGTACCGGTCCGTGAGCTGGTCGGGCGACACGATCGTGCGATCGTTGAACCGCTCCAGCGGTCCCGCGCCGAACAGCTGGTCGATCTGGTCCTCCGGGTAGAAGGCGAAGATCGCGTGGCCGGCCGCGCCACCGTGGCCGGGGATGGTCTCCCCCACGGTGGCCGAGTAGCGGACCGGGCCGGTCGAGTCCACCGCGAGCACGCACCGGTAGTGCGCACCGTGCGGCACGTTCAGCACGGAGCTCTCGCCGAACTCGTCGACCAGCTCGGCGAGCAGCGGTCGGGCCGCCGTCTCCAGGCCGCCGCCGCGTTCGGCGGTGCGGGCCAGCACGGCGATGGCCGGGCCGAGCCGGTAGCGCCGGCTGTGCGGGTCGGCGAGCACGAAGCCGCGGCCGGCGAGGGTGGTCAGCAGCCGGTGCACGCCCGCCTTGTCCAGGCCGAGCTCGCGCGCCAGGTCGCTGACGCCCCACTCGGGTCGGCGCTGGAACGCCAGCAGCACCCGCAGCGCGCGATCGGCGGTCCGGGCCGGACCGCGATCGCCGTCACCGGTCGCGCTCATGGAGCCTCCGTTCCACGTGTTTCAATAATTGAAATGCTGTTCAATTATCTGACACGCATGCGGCGAATAGTGCCTCGCCCGGCGTGCCCGGTCAACCGTTTCCGCTGCTGAATCGGTTCCCCGGGGTCGACCGGATCTCCCCATCCGGGGCGATACCGCTCAACCGGGCCGCTGATCTTGACGCGCAGACAGTTAACCGCTATCTATATGGTTAACGGTTAGGGGTGGCGGTGCAGGACGTGGTGTTGGCCCTGTTGGCCAAGGAGCCCGCACACGGGTACCAGCTGCGCGCGCGGTTGCGCGACGCGCTGGGCCCGCTGGGCGGGGAGCTGAACGCCGGCCAGGTGTACGTCACGCTGGCCCGGCTGGAGAAGGCCGGCCTGGTGTCGGCGGAGCAGCACGCCGATCGCACCGAGCGGGACCGCAAGACGTACGCACTGACCGCGGCCGGCCAGCGCCGGGTCGCCGAGTGGGTCGACGAGGTCAGCTGGCCACGGCCGGACCTGGCCGAGTTCCATCTCAAGCTCGTCGCGGTGGCGGCCAGCCGGCTGGCCGACCCGGTCGCGGTGATCGACGCGCAGCGCCGCGAGCTGCTGCGCCGGTTGCGGGACGTCCAGACCGCGGCGCTGGCCGAACCGGACGACTCGATGGCCGCACTGCTGTTGGAGGGGATCGTGCTGCGGTTGCAGGCCGACCTGCGCTGGTTGGAAGCGTGCGAGAAGACCTGGGTGCCGCGCCGGAGGGACGCGTGAGCGGGGCACAGTTCGCGATCCAGGCGCGGACGCTGCGCCGGGAACACGGCGAGGAACGCACCCTGGTGCGCGCGGTCGACGAGATCGACCTGGACGTACCGACCGGGCAGGCGCTCGCGGTGACCGGCCCCAGCGGCTGCGGCAAGTCCACCCTGCTGCACCTGCTCGGCGGCCTGGAACGGCCCACCGGCGGCGCCCTGTGGCTTGCCGGCCGCCGCATCGACGGGCTGAGCGAACGCGCCCTGGCCCGGCTGCGGCGCCGCGCGGTGGGGTTCGTGTTCCAGTCGTTCCACCTGGTCGAGGAGCTGTCCGCGGTGCAGAACGTCGAGCTGCCGGCGCTGCTCGCCGGCGCCTCGCCGCGCGCCGCCCGCCGGCGGGCCGCCGAGCTGCTCGACCGGGTCGGCCTGGCCCGCCGGTCCGCCCACCTGCCGGCGGCGCTGTCCGGCGGCGAGCGGCAGCGGGTCGCCATCGCCCGGGCACTCGCCAACGCCCCGCTGGTCGTCCTGGCGGACGAGCCGACCGGAAACCTGGACAGCGCCGCCGCCCGCGAGGTGCTGCGGCTGTTCGAGGAGCTGCGCCGGGGTGGCCAGACGTTGGTCATCGTCACCCACGACGACCGGGTGGCGGCCACCGCCGACCGGCTGATCGCGATGCGCGACGGCGCGTTCGTCGACGACGTCTGGCTGGCCGGGGCCGCACCGGGCATCCCGACCGCGCTGAGCGGGCCGGGTGCGGGTTCGACCGGGCTGGGCGGCCTGCTCGGAATGGACGGCTGAGGTGCGGGGGCGACTCGTCCTGGCCGGCCGGCTGATCACCACCGATCTGCGCCGCTGGCCGCTGCCGGCGGTGCTGTTCGTGCTCGTGGTCGGGGCCGCCACGGCGAGCCTGGCCGCGGGCATGGCCTTGGGCGAGACCACCCGGGCCGACTACGCCGCGACCCGGGCCGCCACCAACGGCCCGGACCTGATGATCCTGACCGCGGACCAGCTGCCGGTCGAGCGCGCGGCGCTGCGCTCGATCGCCCGCCGGGACGGCGTCACCGGCCACGTCGGGCCGTACCGGCTGCTGCGGGGCGCGACGCTGACCGCGCACGGGCACCGGATGACGGCGACGGTCGAAGGCCGCAGCACCGCGCCCAGCGCCGTCGACCAGCCCCGGGTGACGTCCGGGCACTGGCTGCGGCCCGGCGGAGCGGTGCTCGAACGCGGCTTCGCCGCCGCCCTGCACGTCCGGGTCGGCGAGCGCGTCACGCTGGCCGGCCGGACCTTCCCGGTCGTCGGCATCGCGGTCACCACCGCCACCGGCATCTACCCCAACGCCGGTCTCGACGTCGGCCCGAACGACTACGCCGGGCTGGTGTGGCTCACCGACGCCGACACCCGCCGGTCGACCAGGCCGGAACTGCGCCCCGGATACGCGATGGGGCTCACGCTCGCCGACCCGGACGTCAAGGCGTTCCAGAACACGATCCGGCCGGCGCTGCGGGCGAACCCGGACGTACGGGTCAACACCCGCGGCCGGCGCACCACCGAGGACAGCAGCAACCGGGTACTTGCCAACAGCGAGGCCGTGTTGCAGATCGGCGGCTGGTTGATGGCCATCGCCGGGCTTGCCGGGCTGGTCAGCCTGTCGACCCTGCGCTCCGACCAGCAGCTGCGCCGGGCCGGCCAGCTCAAGGCGGCGGGCGCGACACCGGGGCTGATCGGCACCGTACTGCTCGCGCAGTACGTGCTGCTCGCCCTCGGCGCGGCGGCGCTGGGACTGCTCGCCGCCTGGTCGATGGTGTCGGCGGCCGGGCACCCCAGCGACAGCCTGCTGCATGCCCCGGTGTCGGTCGGTGCCGGAACCGCGGTACCGGTGTGCGTGCTGGCGCTGCTGATCGCGCTGCTGACCTCGGCCGGCCCGGCGATCCGGGTCGCCCGCACGCCGACCGTGGCCGCGCTGGCGGGCCGCGGCGGCCGCGGGCCGACCCACCCCGCCGGGCTGACCGGCCTGGTCGGCGCGCTACCGGTACCGCTGATGCTCGGGCTGCGGCTCGCCGCCCGCCGGCTGCGCCGCGCCGTGCTCACCGCCGCCGGCGTCGCCGCGGTGGCCGCCGTGATCGCCGGGCTGCTGTGCTGGCACGCGCAACCCCAGGCGGGCGCCCTGAGCGTACGCGCCACGCACACGTACCACGCGATCCTCGCGATCACCGTCGCGCTGGTGGCGCT
This genomic interval carries:
- a CDS encoding IclR family transcriptional regulator; the encoded protein is MSATGDGDRGPARTADRALRVLLAFQRRPEWGVSDLARELGLDKAGVHRLLTTLAGRGFVLADPHSRRYRLGPAIAVLARTAERGGGLETAARPLLAELVDEFGESSVLNVPHGAHYRCVLAVDSTGPVRYSATVGETIPGHGGAAGHAIFAFYPEDQIDQLFGAGPLERFNDRTIVSPDQLTDRYTRVRAEGIAVSHGEFDANVTSVAAPVFAAGDIVGSLVVIGPQDRMSGQVDRVADRVRAAGAALTRLLDGDTT
- a CDS encoding ABC transporter ATP-binding protein; amino-acid sequence: MSGAQFAIQARTLRREHGEERTLVRAVDEIDLDVPTGQALAVTGPSGCGKSTLLHLLGGLERPTGGALWLAGRRIDGLSERALARLRRRAVGFVFQSFHLVEELSAVQNVELPALLAGASPRAARRRAAELLDRVGLARRSAHLPAALSGGERQRVAIARALANAPLVVLADEPTGNLDSAAAREVLRLFEELRRGGQTLVIVTHDDRVAATADRLIAMRDGAFVDDVWLAGAAPGIPTALSGPGAGSTGLGGLLGMDG
- a CDS encoding PadR family transcriptional regulator produces the protein MAVQDVVLALLAKEPAHGYQLRARLRDALGPLGGELNAGQVYVTLARLEKAGLVSAEQHADRTERDRKTYALTAAGQRRVAEWVDEVSWPRPDLAEFHLKLVAVAASRLADPVAVIDAQRRELLRRLRDVQTAALAEPDDSMAALLLEGIVLRLQADLRWLEACEKTWVPRRRDA
- a CDS encoding OPT/YSL family transporter, coding for MANPTIPKGAVLHGAESHPRTVEPVVLILTIALSVLGAFIGLHLITTLGISANTAVIGALVAMLVGRIPLNQLRKMRSIHRQNLVQSAISGATFAAANSLLVPIAVPFLIGRRDLVWPMLAGAAIGLAVDAWVLFRVFDSKLYPAKSTWPAGVAAAETMIAGDEGGRKAALLGLSGLVGFAGSFVKIAGAALPFSAAGVALIGNIWALAMFGTGLGFRQYAQEWFGVDLNAMYIPHGMMVGAGLVALIQALVLLFRRDRGKPAPEPSPEAEAAAPGLVDDAPGVDARGLRRALGEGYVLFALGAVVVALLGGLIGHFSVPALIGWCLLAGFAALVHELIVGLAAMHSGWFPAFAVTLIFLVLGLVIGFPTVPLALFVAYVAATGPAFADMGYDFKAGWIVRQGGVPHRLVERAGRKQQYIAGLVGFAVALIVVALVWQSYFDSGQIPPVAKVYADTVRHGLTDTSMLVNILLWAIPGAAIQLIGGPNRQMGVLLATGLLILTPYACWFVFGALAFRIVWSRVRGKDKAANELNLFGAGLIAGSSVTDVSRIVKG
- a CDS encoding ABC transporter permease; amino-acid sequence: MRGRLVLAGRLITTDLRRWPLPAVLFVLVVGAATASLAAGMALGETTRADYAATRAATNGPDLMILTADQLPVERAALRSIARRDGVTGHVGPYRLLRGATLTAHGHRMTATVEGRSTAPSAVDQPRVTSGHWLRPGGAVLERGFAAALHVRVGERVTLAGRTFPVVGIAVTTATGIYPNAGLDVGPNDYAGLVWLTDADTRRSTRPELRPGYAMGLTLADPDVKAFQNTIRPALRANPDVRVNTRGRRTTEDSSNRVLANSEAVLQIGGWLMAIAGLAGLVSLSTLRSDQQLRRAGQLKAAGATPGLIGTVLLAQYVLLALGAAALGLLAAWSMVSAAGHPSDSLLHAPVSVGAGTAVPVCVLALLIALLTSAGPAIRVARTPTVAALAGRGGRGPTHPAGLTGLVGALPVPLMLGLRLAARRLRRAVLTAAGVAAVAAVIAGLLCWHAQPQAGALSVRATHTYHAILAITVALVALAALDAVVIVWSTALDARRSLAVARAFGATPAQVTAALVLAPLPAAAAGAAVGMPTGLGLYWLVSSAGARMDATPPTWWLLAGGAAIVLGVAALGTIPARLDARRPVTPILDAETR